The Halosimplex litoreum genome has a window encoding:
- a CDS encoding DNA topoisomerase I: MELIITEKNNAARRIAEILSNGEATTTQRNGVNVYEWGLTTCVGLSGHVVGVDFPEEYGDWRDVEPVELIDADIVKSPTQENIVRTLRQLAREADEATIATDYDREGELIGKEAYELIREETDAPVKRVRFSSITEREVKSAFDEPDDIDFDLAAAGEARQVIDLVWGAALTRFLSLSARQLGHDFISVGRVQSPTLKLIVDREREIQAFDPEDYWELFTDLAKEGETFEAQYFYDDDGSEAERIWDEDDANDAHERLREATSAEVTSVRRRTRTDNPPAPFNTTAFISAAGSLGYSAQRAMSIAEELYTTGYITYPRTDNTVYPEDLDPEELLDEFTMTHEFGDDAESLLERDEIEPTEGDDETTDHPPIHPTGAVPDRDELDEDEWEVYELVVRRFFATVAEAATWEHLRVVAAASDCQLKATGKRLLEAGYHDVYPYSSASESFLPAVEEGDALDVTDVELEAKQTQPPRRYGQSRLIQQMEDMGIGTKATRHNVIEKLYDRGYIESDPPRPTSLAEAVVEAAEEFADLVVSEDMTAQLEADMSAIANGEATLDDVTAESREMLDRVFEELRDSREEIGDHLQESLKADRRLGPCPESDHDLLVRQSRQGSYFVGCDGFPECRYTLPLPSTGEPLVLEETCEDHGLNHVKMLAGRDTFVHGCPQCKADEADDTEDEVIGLCPDCGDEHEGNLAIKQLRSGSRLVGCTRYPDCDYSLPLPRRGDIKITDDYCEEHDLPELVVHSGDDPWELGCPICNYKEYQARQAVDDLEDLDGVGPATAERLETAGVEEPNDLREVDPDRLATEIQGVSASQIRDWIAQLPEVDPGEDDDPDDGSEEGDRDLVESASPADEPAESD; this comes from the coding sequence GTGGAACTGATAATCACGGAGAAGAACAACGCCGCGCGACGCATCGCGGAGATCCTGAGCAACGGCGAGGCGACGACGACCCAGCGCAACGGCGTCAACGTCTACGAGTGGGGGCTGACGACCTGCGTCGGCCTGTCGGGCCACGTCGTCGGCGTCGACTTCCCCGAGGAGTACGGCGACTGGCGCGACGTGGAGCCGGTCGAGCTGATCGACGCCGACATCGTCAAGTCGCCCACTCAGGAGAACATCGTCCGCACGCTGCGCCAGCTCGCCCGCGAGGCCGACGAGGCGACGATCGCGACCGACTACGACCGCGAGGGGGAACTCATCGGCAAGGAGGCCTACGAGCTGATCCGCGAGGAGACCGACGCGCCCGTCAAGCGGGTGCGCTTCTCGTCGATCACCGAGCGCGAGGTGAAAAGCGCATTCGACGAGCCCGACGACATCGACTTCGACCTGGCCGCCGCGGGGGAGGCTCGCCAGGTCATCGACCTCGTCTGGGGCGCCGCGCTCACCCGGTTCCTCTCGCTCTCCGCGCGGCAACTCGGCCATGACTTCATCTCCGTCGGGCGGGTGCAGTCGCCGACGCTGAAACTCATCGTCGACCGCGAACGGGAGATCCAGGCGTTCGACCCCGAGGACTACTGGGAACTGTTCACCGACCTCGCCAAAGAGGGCGAGACCTTCGAGGCGCAGTACTTCTACGACGACGACGGCAGCGAGGCCGAGCGTATCTGGGACGAGGACGACGCGAACGACGCCCACGAACGGTTGCGCGAGGCCACGAGCGCCGAGGTCACGTCGGTCCGCCGGCGCACCCGCACGGACAACCCGCCCGCGCCGTTCAACACGACCGCCTTCATCTCCGCCGCGGGCTCGCTCGGCTACTCGGCCCAGCGCGCGATGTCCATCGCCGAGGAGCTGTACACGACGGGCTACATCACCTACCCCCGGACGGACAACACGGTCTACCCCGAGGACCTGGATCCCGAGGAGCTGCTCGACGAGTTCACGATGACCCACGAGTTCGGCGACGACGCCGAGTCGCTGCTGGAACGCGACGAGATCGAACCCACCGAGGGCGACGACGAGACGACCGACCACCCGCCGATCCACCCCACCGGCGCGGTGCCCGACCGCGACGAACTCGACGAGGACGAGTGGGAGGTGTACGAACTCGTCGTCCGCCGCTTTTTCGCGACGGTCGCCGAGGCCGCGACGTGGGAGCATCTGCGCGTCGTCGCCGCCGCCAGCGACTGCCAGCTGAAAGCCACCGGCAAGCGCCTGCTCGAAGCCGGCTACCACGACGTCTACCCCTACTCCTCGGCCAGCGAGTCGTTCCTCCCGGCGGTCGAGGAGGGCGACGCCCTCGACGTGACCGACGTGGAACTGGAAGCCAAACAGACCCAGCCGCCCCGTCGCTACGGCCAGTCGCGGCTCATCCAGCAGATGGAGGACATGGGCATCGGGACGAAGGCCACCCGCCACAACGTCATCGAGAAGCTCTACGACCGCGGGTACATCGAGTCGGACCCGCCGCGGCCGACGTCACTGGCGGAGGCGGTCGTCGAGGCCGCCGAGGAGTTCGCCGACCTGGTCGTCAGCGAGGACATGACCGCCCAGCTGGAGGCCGACATGTCCGCCATCGCCAACGGCGAGGCGACGCTCGACGACGTGACCGCGGAGTCGAGGGAGATGCTCGACAGGGTGTTCGAGGAGCTTCGCGACTCCCGCGAAGAGATCGGCGACCACCTCCAGGAGTCGCTGAAGGCCGACCGCCGCCTCGGCCCCTGTCCGGAGAGCGACCACGACCTGCTCGTCAGGCAGAGCCGCCAGGGGTCGTACTTCGTCGGCTGCGACGGCTTCCCCGAGTGTCGCTACACGCTCCCGCTACCGAGCACCGGCGAGCCGCTCGTCCTCGAAGAGACCTGCGAGGACCACGGCCTGAACCACGTGAAGATGCTCGCCGGCCGAGACACGTTCGTCCACGGCTGTCCCCAGTGCAAGGCCGACGAGGCCGACGACACCGAGGACGAGGTCATCGGGCTCTGTCCCGACTGCGGCGACGAACACGAGGGCAACCTCGCGATCAAGCAGCTGCGTTCGGGCTCGCGACTCGTCGGCTGTACCCGTTACCCCGACTGCGACTACTCGCTGCCCCTGCCCCGACGGGGCGACATCAAGATCACCGACGACTACTGCGAGGAGCACGACCTGCCCGAACTCGTCGTCCACAGCGGCGACGACCCGTGGGAACTGGGCTGTCCCATCTGCAACTACAAGGAGTACCAGGCCCGCCAGGCCGTCGACGACCTCGAGGATCTGGACGGCGTCGGCCCGGCGACCGCCGAACGGCTGGAGACGGCCGGGGTCGAGGAACCGAACGACCTCCGCGAGGTCGACCCCGACCGCCTCGCCACGGAGATCCAGGGCGTCAGCGCCAGCCAGATCCGCGACTGGATCGCCCAGCTGCCCGAGGTCGACCCCGGCGAGGACGACGACCCCGACGACGGGTCCGAGGAGGGCGACCGCGACCTCGTCGAGAGCGCCAGTCCCGCCGACGAACCGGCCGAGAGCGACTAA